Genomic window (Leptotrichia sp. oral taxon 212):
GAATTGCTGGATCAGGGTTGCCCCCATTGTCCAATATTCCCCACTGCTGCCTCCCGTAGGAGTAAGGGCCGTATCTCAGTCCCCTTGTGGCCGTCCACCCTCTCAGGCCGGCTACCTATCTTCGCCTTGGTGAGCCCTTACCTCACCAACTAGCTAATAGGACGCAAGGCTCTCCGCAGGCGTCTCCTTTCATCATAAAGCCATGCAGCTCCATGACATTATCCGGTCTTGTCAGGAGTTTCCCCCTGTTATCCCAGTCCTGCAGGTAAGTCCCTTACGCGTTACTCACCCGTCCGCCATGGTTACCATGGTGCAAGCACCACTTCCCCATCGACTTGCATGTGTTAAGCATTCTGTCAGCGTTCATCCTGAGCCAGGATCAAACTCTTCATTCAACTATTTCTCTTCACCTTAGTTTATTATCTTTATATCCTATCCGATGCTTCTTCCCGTCTTATTTTTTTTCTTCCTCTTATTTGTCTCCCATTGTCCTCTCCAACCACTCCCGCAGTTGACAAAAATTATTCTATCAAATATTATACTCCTTTGTCAATACCTTTTTTTCTTTATTTTTTTGAAATAACAATGTCAATCCTTTGAATACCCTTATTATATTGATAAAGGTCGTTGTTAAATAATTTATTATTTTATTAGTTTATAATTTTTTAAAATGTCAGGTCACTACTCTCTTTTTGTTGAAATTGCATCTACTTTATAATTTTTTTCTATATTTTTTGAATACATTTCTTCATTTTTTAATTCATAATAAGCCGCGCATCCTATCATTGCGGCATTATCTGTACAGTATTCCAACTTAGGAAAAATAACTTTTATATTTTCTTTTTCTGAAATCTGTTTAAATTTCTCTCTTAATCTTTCATTTGCCGAAACTCCTCCAGAAACCAATATTGTATTAACTTTCATGTTTTTTATTACTTTTAAAACTTTTTCACCTAAGATTTCTGAAACTATTTCCTGAAGCGACTTCGCTATATTTTCTTTTGATATTTCATTCCCTTTCATTTTCTCATTATTTACATAATTTGTTATATATGTTTTTATTCCGCTAAAACTGAAATTATATTCTTCAACTTTAGGTTTTTTTATTTTCAGTATATCCTCTCCACTCTTGGAAAGTCTGTCTATTTCAGGACCACCCGGATATGACAATCCCAGCACACGCGCTATTTTATCATATGTTTCACCTACTGCATCATCTAGAGTTTCTCCCAGCAGTGTTATTTTTATTTTATTATCAATTTTATTTATATAGTATAAGTTTGTATGTCCTCCTGAAACCACAAGGGAAACCGCTGGCAAATCTATGTCATTTTCAATAAAATTTGAAAATATATGTCCATTTATATGATTCATTGGCAACAACGGAATTTTATTTGCGTAGCTAAGCGATTTTGCAAACATCAAACCTACAAGCAGAGATCCTATCAGCCCAGGGGTATTAGTAACTGCGATATAATCAATATCCTTTAAGCTGCATTCTGCTTTTTTCATCGCTTCAGTAAAAACAGGAATTATATTTTCTATATGATGCCTGGATGCTATTTCAGGAACTACCCCTCCATATTCTTTATGTATATCAATCTGTGTAGATATGACATTACTCAGTACATTTTTTCCATTTTCAACGACTGCCACTGAAGTTTCATCACACGAAGTTTCAAATGCCAGTATCTTTATACTTTCCATATTTTTCTCCTTATTTCTTTTTTCCGTATTTTTCCATAATTTTGTCAAATACATAATCCACACTTATATTTTTCATACAATCTTCATATTTTTCAGGAAATTTATCATCTCCATATAATGAGTGCGGGGGGCAATCAGGATTATTCAGTAAATGTGTCCTGTTTTCAAAAGAGAATAATTTAGGGTCAGTAGGCCCAAAAAATACAAATGTCTCACTTCCTACAGCTCTTGCTATATGAAATGGTCCCGAATCATTGACTACAGCTATTCTAGAATATTTTAAAATTACACCGCTTTCCTTGAAGGATATTTTCCCACATAAATCTGTTATTTTTCCATCTTTGTCAATTTTCACATTTCCAAAATCTTCTTTTCCTCCTATTACAAATATTTTGCTATCTGTATTCTGAAGTATTTTTTTAGAGAGCTCGTCATAGAAAGGCCATTTTTTAGTAAATTTTGATGCTCCGGGAGCCAACACAAAATAATCCGTATTTTTCAAATCGTATTTTTTTACAATCTCTTCTTCTTTTACCTTGTCTATATAAAATTCCAGAGCATCACCTTTTCCTGAATCTATGTTACTTCTATCAAAATTCAGGTTAATTTTTTTCAATGCCGTAAAATAACTTTCAACAATAGTACAATCCGCATTGTATGTTATCAATTTAGCTTTCACCAGTAATGTTTTCCACCATTTTCTTTTTTTATATCTTAAATATTCTGTCCTGCTATCTGATAAACTTTTTCCTATTACTCTTGATAGTAGCTTGGAATGAAGATCTACAACAAAATCGTATTTTTCTTTTTTCAGATTTCCTATCACTTCATTTATATATTTTCTGTCCCTGCTTTTTTTTCTGTCAAATAATATTAGCTTTCTTATATACGGATTCAGAGAAACAGCTTCTGAAAAACTTTCATACACTATAAAATCTATTTCTGAATCCGGATACTTCTCTTTTATTTTTCTTATTACAGGAGTTGTTAAAAGAACATCTCCAAAAGAACTAAATCTGATTATTAATATTTTCATTTATTTTCCTCATTATCTAATTTTTTAAACTGATTTATAAAAATTTATCCTTTATCTTTTATTTCCTTAAGTTTTATTTTTGAATCCATTCTACCATTTTTAAGTGCCTTCAAATACCATTTCTGAGCCAGTCCCATATCATTAAAATCCTGCTGATACAGTTGAGCCAGAAAATACATTGCCCTGCTTTCATTTAAATTAGCGGCTTTTTCATACCACTCTATTGCTTTTTCCTTATCTTTTCCACCTTTTATTTTATCATAAAAAATTCCTAAATTTAGCATGGATTCTATATTTCCCTGT
Coding sequences:
- the tsaD gene encoding tRNA (adenosine(37)-N6)-threonylcarbamoyltransferase complex transferase subunit TsaD — its product is MKILAFETSCDETSVAVVENGKNVLSNVISTQIDIHKEYGGVVPEIASRHHIENIIPVFTEAMKKAECSLKDIDYIAVTNTPGLIGSLLVGLMFAKSLSYANKIPLLPMNHINGHIFSNFIENDIDLPAVSLVVSGGHTNLYYINKIDNKIKITLLGETLDDAVGETYDKIARVLGLSYPGGPEIDRLSKSGEDILKIKKPKVEEYNFSFSGIKTYITNYVNNEKMKGNEISKENIAKSLQEIVSEILGEKVLKVIKNMKVNTILVSGGVSANERLREKFKQISEKENIKVIFPKLEYCTDNAAMIGCAAYYELKNEEMYSKNIEKNYKVDAISTKRE
- a CDS encoding glycosyltransferase family 9 protein, with amino-acid sequence MKILIIRFSSFGDVLLTTPVIRKIKEKYPDSEIDFIVYESFSEAVSLNPYIRKLILFDRKKSRDRKYINEVIGNLKKEKYDFVVDLHSKLLSRVIGKSLSDSRTEYLRYKKRKWWKTLLVKAKLITYNADCTIVESYFTALKKINLNFDRSNIDSGKGDALEFYIDKVKEEEIVKKYDLKNTDYFVLAPGASKFTKKWPFYDELSKKILQNTDSKIFVIGGKEDFGNVKIDKDGKITDLCGKISFKESGVILKYSRIAVVNDSGPFHIARAVGSETFVFFGPTDPKLFSFENRTHLLNNPDCPPHSLYGDDKFPEKYEDCMKNISVDYVFDKIMEKYGKKK